The window ttaaaataaaataataaaaaaaaacaacaactcgaAGAAGTACTaaaggaggaggagagagagtggCCAAACCTCAAGTGcaacttggggaaaaaaaatctcaagacAATCAGCCGCCATTGCCACAGTGGCCAAGCATGGCTATAAAAATGGAGGCAAGTTCTCgcttttttcttttgtccattcatttttaaatggatgTTATAAAAGTGTGCCTCAcgtaacattttacaaaatagtAGTTTTCATTTGAAAGTAAATGAAACACCACAATGTACTCATTTTGCTTTGACGTTTCTGTCATTCACTGGATGgcttcttctttgtaaaactggtGAAGTGAGGGAGTGTTTCGGCGTTTCAGTCTGAGCCTTTCATTTCGGGTCGCAGAGTGTTATAGTGCAGCGTTTCGGCCCATGTGTGTACATCTATCGGACCCCCTAATGAACACATTGATTTTGCTTTGTGGCGTCACCTTCGGTTGCTTTGTGAAGCACTCCCGATATAGTGCtgcttatgaaaggcactatataattaattcaTTTGGTAGCTGTGCATCCAAGACGGCTTGAAGTCTAAGCAATCAATATAACCGTCTGcagtgcaccacctgttggaatgtattttgtagtgcaTTTGTGATGCCAACAGctggcgcatcataaacatttatagCAACAAACGAGATgctttactacagatgtttgtgatatgccatctgttggaatgacaaatgaaatgcatatatctctgctTTTCCTATATTGTATGGCATATAacaatgttaatatttgtgatgtgctgtctgttggaacaacaaatgtaatgcattttattactacagatgtctGTGAtacgccacctgttggaataacagacACAGATACGTATCCTTTTACTACGGTGGATAACTagattttgtccatccatccattttccaacctgctgaatccaaatacagggtcacgggggtctgctggagccaatcccagccaacacagggcacaaggcagggaaccaatcctggattttgtgtccatatttatttttttccctcacaaCAATATTAGGAAGCTCAGAGTAGTGCTCACTGTTAAAAGCACAATTGGAGGCGGTGACTTTTATTGTGTTGTTGTGCCCAATAAACACAGCTTTTAGGCTTACAGGTATGGACAGTGGCTGTGGTGGCCCTTGGTTATTCATAGAGGGAGCCCTGGAAGCAGAACGTTCTAAGGCACCAGGGTGAGAGAAGGATGTCGGGGGAAAGGGCGTCCTGTGGGACTTCAGGGGTCCCGAAATTCTTAAACAAAATCGTGGACTCTCAAGGTAGCAGTGAAGGCACTCTGACCTGGCAACTTTGTAGGGCTTCCTGGAAGTGAACCCCAGAGGGGGTTTTAAAGGGTCTCTGGATGCCAGTAGTAGGCCAAGTTTTAAATGGCATGGAGGATGAGCAGCCAGAAGAGAGTGGGCAGTCACTGGTGAGCTTCAaggtgaagcagaaacctcgacaacctttaagaagcatttggacaagctgatggactgaatggtctcctcgcAGTCATCAGGGAGTTGAGGGGTAAGCCTGGTCAGTGACCCCCAGCCCAGTGGGGGCGAGACAGTGGCTTTTAGTGTTGTATCTGAGTGATGCTCCCTCTGCTCATTCCTCCCCTTTACTAAaatcattcatggggcactgagcAGTGAAGTGCCCGGGGGCATTGGGGCAGCTCGGCCTTGTTTTAGTGTTTTGTCCAAGTGATGCTTTGTGCTGTGCCCTTCGCCATGTTCAGGGACGTCTGTGATTTTATGTTTGATCGCAGTTGCATTCTAAAGCTCGTACTGATGGTTCCCATTATACAATGCTATTGATTTTTGTATAAATTCTGAGCCTAGTGTTGTTTTTTATCGTGTACGTGACAGGACAGTCAAGTCAAAATGAGTAGCTGTTATTGCTAAGGACTCTGCTATTAAATTCTTGCTCACAAGTGTTAGTAATTTGAATCCTTGGTTGGACCTCCTAACCCATTCCAGAGGGGACCACCTTCTTTTTCTCCCCTTCCTTTTCTATTGCATTACCACACTTCTGAACAGCTGTCGTATCTGTCTTCCTGGTCAACGTGAAAGGCCATGCTGTGTAGCCATTGTGACTGTTATGACGACATGAAATCAGCTTAGCACCGATCTTAGAGCTGGGGTGGTAGAGCACGATGGGGTAAACTGCTACACCATTGACAATGTTCACCAGCAGAAATGTTGATATGGCAAGGAGTTGCAATCCCAGCTTTTAGAGTTTGTTTTGTTCCATTTTCCAGAAGAATGTGACAGTAAGATGTTAGCCCACTGGGCCCCCTGGATTTAGATGTGAACTTGcttcagtttttctgtttttttttttcctatgtagaTCTGCTCCCAGTCTTCCCAGTTTGCAATCTGCACCTAATTTGACTGCGTATTTTCCCTTCCATGgatgtttgtcttttgttttttttttctactaaaaaataacattttcaatatattttacaaGAGATTTAACAGAGATAAGTCACATCATGCCCTGTGATCTGTTTCGCATTACCACATtaacaacaaaatataataaatatagaaaagtTAAATAAGATAAATTCTTAAGAGCAAATTGCCGACTCCTCTCAACTCCATGACCAGCAAGATCCGGCGTTAAAATTGCTTCTGGAAAAATACAGATATCAAATTCTGTGACGGACCATTGCTTTTGATTTCAAACTGGTGCAGTTCACtccacaaaaaaaggaaaaacttctCCAACCCGCCTAATCCAATGTACGCCACCTCTGTAGCGTTGCGTTTCTCCGCCATTATGCTAGCGCGGCGCGACACAAGTTAATACTGTGTTTGATTTCATGACCTGCAAAGATCTCCTGCTTTACTAATTAAggctgtgggggaaaaaaaagaaaaacaaaaatctgaagcaAGATTCACACGCGGTCGGTCTGTGCACCTCAGGGATTCCAGCTGCCATCATCGTCATCCCCGGGCCACCATTGGGCTCTAGGTAGTAAAGGCAAGTTTAACACTGCAGCTGGAGTAGCCCTCATCGCTGGCCATGCTCTGCAGGCTGCTGTGGTCATCAAGGTCACTGGTGCTGGTTGTGCTCACGTTATCCATTTCTCCATGGGAGAATTCTGTGCTTTCCACATCCACCTCGATCTCCTCTGCAAACACACAAAAGACAGGAGAACACACTTTGTTACAATCGGCCTCATGTCAGATAAGGCAGAGCTGCTGCTAAGGCGGGACGGGTGGTCTCTGCTGATTTCATAATACAacatccaaatcctattatgtggtatcatctactgttaaattctgctctgtaattgtaatatttgtattttactgttatactgtattgaggattacttgtgttctgctctgtgtattgtactgtattgtattgacccccttctttttgagacccactgcacgcccaacctacctggaaagggggtctctctttgaactgcctttcccagggtttcttccatttttttccctacaagggttttttttgggagtttttttcttgtcatcttagatagccaaggctggggggctgtcaagaggcagggcctgttaaagcccattgcggcacttcttgtgtgattttgggctatacaaaaataaattgtattgtactgtactgtactgctgtGTCACAGCTGTTTTTGaccgcagcagcagcagcacaaatgACAAATTCCATTGATTGTGGGGAACCACAGCTTtaggtatttttactttatcaaAGCTTGTTTTATGTAGTTCAGTatttcagtatatacagtacaattgaGATATACCTAACATTACAACAAttactgtttggtttttttttgttttttttttgtggttacgttgtgaaaaaaagaaaaacaaataaataaataaataaataaataaaggccgtCACATCCCCTAAACCAGAGCTAACAGCCGCATTACAGTGTGCTCAACGGTAGGTACCTCTTTCAGAGTCCGAGCGGTCAGAACACACGGTAGATCCTATGTCGTCCATTCTTATTCGCTCGCCACTCTGGATCCCTCGAAGCAGGTCCAGCTGTCTCTGTAAGTGCCGCTGCTCCCTCTCCAAGTTCTCCAGCTGGTGTTGGCTTCTCCTATCTGTTTCTTCAAGTTTCTGAAAGTCATATACCATATATGTTAGTGTGAGTGTACGGACATGTGCTCAGACAAAACAGCAGATAAAGCTCAGGGGTATGcaagtggatgagcctgtggtgtcctggatggaCTGTCTACCGGGTAGAGAGAGTACAGCATCTGTGAAGTGCATGTGAGCAACACAAGGAGTAGTCCTTGGCTACATGTCATTGGTTTTGATGCAGATTGATATAATCCTTCAACCCGGCCAGTGGTGGCTTGTAATGTGGGGTGCTGGAGCAGTCCCCCCcccatatattttaaaaactccacttaaattaattaggtaaagTGAAAtgatcatgaaataaatttgtttacatTCCTAGTGGCAGAGGATTGGGCAATTTAGAGAGAGGTGTTGTATAACATTTGGGTGGCAGGTGCAGCAGTTCCTTTCCACATCTCTAGGgtaagttatgggaagaataaggggacgCTGGATATCATCGACTGAGGTTTTGGGGCACAGTacaaatgggaaagctggcatcagattgggcagcatgttGGAAAGGgtgtaatacattttagcctggatttgtcctatgtACGCCTTGGACTATCAATACAAGAGCAGGTCAAGTCATTTGCAGAACTTACGGGGTGTATTGAGGAGATACAGAGTACCTggttattaatttaaaacacaccAAAGGGTCTCTCCACCTGGTCACTATTAAGGGAATGGatatagaggtggtgcactctttGGGTATCTACAGTCAACGACCGGCCGGACTGGTCTCAGAGGACCACACGGAGCAGACGACTGTGCTCCTCTggtgtgggtagtgacatccttcatatcttcaaccactctgtgatggactgtggtgtgctgggcccgtaacatcacttcaagagaggcccatcacatcaacaagctaaataaaagatcagacaggctcagttatgagaaCACACTCTGGATCCTCGggaggtcgtagcaaagaagagaattaaaataaaactgagtgccattatggacaatgctgcacatcctctctgtgacaaactaacactgaggactttcagccaacaaatcattcagcagaagtgtgtcaagaaacaacatggggggctcctttatacaaacagcaCTATGCCTGCATAATGACTCACTGGGACTGCTTGCTAACTTTAGTCAAGTCAgacttttgtttctgcttttttgtaattcttttatgTGTTTGAGTGGGGTGGCAGCTGtctgttatattatttttatatttcttgagcCTCTGCCTAATTTTTCCATGGGCCAAATAAAGTTTGTTCCTTTGTTCATTCATTCTGTTGATCTATCATTTCAATATCATTTTGTCACTTTGCAATAACCTAATCGTATTCAACGTACTGAATGCAGAAGGGCAGTGATCACGCTAGTGCCAGATTCTCGTCTCTCATTTGTAAGGGGCGTTTCTGGATTAGCAGACCAGTGAAGGAGCTACTCCCCTTCATATTCAAGGTTGTTGGCACCTTCGTCAGCACTGCTCATTGCTGATCATCAGCACTTGGATACAATTAAAGggtaaattaaaaggaaaatggcaaaagtaatgtaagaaaagaaaatggacagTTATGAATTTTTCAGCAATACTTGTAGACAAGATAAACAATCAATAAGTGCAATTAAAAGTAAGGATGATGAACTGATTGTGAAATTGGCTGGGGGTTCCAAGGACAGAACCCACTGAGTTGTCCTTCCCGCTCCTCTGTCGCCCTGTCAGTGGGCCATGGGAAGGAATACGGTAATGAAATAATAGCATTTTGAAGTACGTATTTCCACTAAATAATGATAAACATACCATAGGTACAAATCGTATATCCTCTGATCTTGTGTAATGTAGTAAAGGGTTGTGAGGTGTCTGTGGGGCGTGCAAGCTTAAAGCAGCAGGGTCACCCATGACAGTATGCATCTTTGTATGGTACTTCGGTTGGCTGAAGCCCACAAATGCCAGGCCAGTTCAGAGCCACCAGACAATAGGAATGAAGGTGGAATCTGAACAGCATACCAGCACAGACACAGGGGGGGGACACCTAGATAGTCAGCGGCCTGGGACCGAGTTCTCTGTATCTAAGGCAGCGCTTCTAACCACGTACCAGCtatatttaagaaaattgaattaaaacattaattaaagaaataaacagttaaaatacTAGACAATCTGTCCTAATCTGGGTCACAGTAAGCATTTTAAATTGTCTTAAAAACAAGTAAACAGGTCCTCAAATGGCATGGAGCTCACAGCTGACAGCCATATGGCTACATTTTCAAATTTGGCTGCATTTTGAATCTGGAGTGCTGCTCTAGGATGACACTAGCAGCAGTACATTTGGCTTCCTGGGTTCTTGTGTTTAGTTGTTTTGTCTCGTTTTGTCTCCTTGAGTATGTGGAGTAAGGGGACAGCAAAGCCACTTAAAGCTACAACAGCCATGGAGACTGCTGGGACAGGCGAGATGCTGCCTGGTGACTTGGCAGCAGACTCCCCAAATTTCTGAGATTTGTCAGATGGTGGGAATGAAGGTCGTGACTCGTCGGCAGGGCCTCCTGTATCTAAATGGACATCCTACATGGATGACTATAAATAAAATAGCAGAAAACTTGGCACTGGGGGTCTGGTGATAAAAGGGTAGCCTGGAAACCATAATGGTAAAGTATCAAGAAATGACGTTCACACATAAGAGTCTCAAAGCCACTTTGCTTGTTAACTGTTCTGTCTATTGTGGCATCTCTGGGCACAAAGCGGACTATATCCCTAGACAAGGCGACACTCCATTTCAGGGATCACTCACACACACTAAAGCTCATGTTTATAGAGGTGCTAATCAACTCTAATGCTTAcatcttttgggatgtgggaggcaaACAGGGCATCCAGAGGAAGACCCATTCAGGATACCACAAAGTCAACAGCCAggcatgggatttgaactcatGGCAGTGAATCTGTGCGATAGCAGCAATAACCATTGAGATCCCACCCAAGATCAGCACCTGCTGAAAGTGCCATTCTTTCAGAGTTTATAGTCCATGTGTGCTATTTGTGATCATGTGGAGACATGTGGTAAGCAAGAAAGAAAACTGCAGCAGGCACCAGTCTAACGAAGGGCATATTGAAactttacaagaaataaattgttgttgtggaCTGCAGCTTCCACCACGCTGACCAGTTTAATGTATTGGGCTTCTTTCTGTGCTTTTATTCCTATTGTGCCCAACTGAATATTGTAAAGCAGTTTTCAGTATGGGAAAGTCACTCAAAAAATACAATTCATTATTAGTTTGAAAAACTGAAGGATAACACAAAAATTACAGgcatcagattaaaaaaaaacagtaaagtagTTGGACATGGTGAAGATTCAACAGTCAGAAATCTTCAGTGCCAAGTCACCATTAAGAACTGCAGAGAGAAGTGCTTGAGCATCTTACCTTAATATGTGCCTTTGGCTTTGTTCAGCAACCCCAATGTTGTGTGTCGGTTGCAATCTGGTCCCAGTGGTATAAGTGCCTTTAATCGCTCCAGACATAACCGGAGGTGCGCTCGTCTGAAACAAGAAGCAAGCATTGTTAAGATGGCTGAACTAAGTATTCAGCAGTGGCTCTCGAGACCAGAGGTACCACAACATGTCCAAAGTGCTCACCCAGTTCAGAGTGGTGGGGCTTGCAGCCcaacagtgtgccagtccatcacaacacAAACACTCCATCATACATTTGTGCAGAGTTAAAGCTGCCAATTAAACAGCAGTGTCTTTTGGATTGAAAGGAAAACTCAATCGGACATAACAAGAATGTGCAAAATTCACACAGGCATTGTCCGTTCTGGAAATCCAGGTCCCTGGAGGGTGATGGAGCGCTGCTAGCTACTACACCACCACAGTACCCTGTCACAAATGTACACTTTTACTGTCATCCAATTGCTAAATGAGATGCTGCTTATGGTAAAAAGAATTTGAAGAGATTGTTCTGTCAGACGTCTGTGTGGCCTTCTAAGGGCGCTCTGGTTGTCCTGCCCACATCCCCAAGACAGGTAAGCTGGAGGCTCTGAACTGCATGTCAGTGTGCCCCCCCAGGTCTGTTAACTggcttgcacccaatgctgcaaTGACCTGCAACCCTTGACTGGTTCAGGCACATTTGAGAAGGTCAGAACTAATTAGGACGAGGACGTAAgaaattatttaatcatttaatgggtttataaaaaaaaataaaaatcttacaaTTGTGAAACATCTAAGACGACAGCCATGAcattaatatgtaaatataaaaagtgtTTATAAGTGAAAACAACCAAATATTGCAGACAAAGTGTATTATTGTGCTGCTAATCCTCTATTCAGACATTTCAAGTTGTACCCCCTTCACAGCAGGACAGGATGGTCCGCCATGCTTAGATCCATTTATACACCATTATGCAATGCAGACAGAAGATAAGCACTAAAAGCAGGAGCTGTGTTTGCGTCTGTTGCAGGCCTGATAAAACGCACACCACAATCCATGAATATAAActacacataaaaaaacaaaacaaaaatgaactttgtgatatttgtattttttctgtttgttttctacTGTAACATTGGTAAGTCAAACAATGCCATCTGCAAGAACCAGTTTAGCAAAcctggaaagagaaagaaaaagaaagtgcgTCCTCGAGTTGAGCAGCCTGCCATGCGTATCTGGCTTCTTTGTGGCTTCCTTATCTTGACGTCTGTCACTTGATAGACGCGTGCAGGTCCAGGCTTGCCAGCCCTGCCGTGCTCAGTGACTGACACCAGTGGTAACCTGACTCACAATTCAGGTCTCATTTTTCAGAAAGCCGCCTCTTCCAACAAGCACACCGCTTTTAAAGTAAGGTGGCCATCACATAGCCACAAAAGGAAGGACCTGATTCAGCGGCATCTTCAACATTATCACTGCTGCTACCTGACGTTCTAAAACCAAACTTGTTTTATGGCTGTCAGAAATATTTCAAGTTTTATCGCTccaaagtatatttaaaatttaacatcACTACTGCAGCCTATCTatgagaaaactggaaaaaatgagcCTTTATTGTTCTGTTTGCCCTCATTTCAAATTGGTTTTCTTGATGTAATAAAAGCACGGCTGCCATGATACTTGTGCCTACTAACATCCACACTTGTATTTAACAGTTTAGCATGGCAACACACTGGTTTACAGTCACAGCTTGTTTAGAGTGGGTTCAAAGCCTGACTCAGTCATCGATTGTATGGACTTGCAcgttccccccccccccgtatTTTCTCAGAGTACTCTGATTTTtgctcccatatcccaaagatgatGTAAAACGTTAGAATAAGTTGGGTTTCTATACTGGTCCAGTATGGGGGTGTGCATGAACATACCCTGTGCTCCGACCAGTGATGGCTACTTGTTTTCCAGTGGCCCATGATCCTAACAAAGTTTAAGCATGCAAAGTAAATAGATGGACAgttgaatataaatatatttttatattgactTTACTATGGCTTCCAAGCACAGCCTGTGAACTCAATGGTTAGACTTGAAAGTGTCTTCTTCACTCATGCCACCCTCTGTACCAGTGGCTTTATTAAATCCATAAAACTTACTCTGAAGAATCCTGAGGAAAAGTGGCTAAGTTGAGTGAACTCAAATAATACAAATTTAATCAATTGTTGTTTTGTTGCCTTTATAATTTTCCTTTTAAATGGTATTATTGTTCATATtttgcaatccatccatccatccattttccaacccgctgaatccgaacacagggtcacgggggtctgctggagccaatcccagccaacacagggcacaaggcaggaaccaatcccgggcagggtgccaacccaccgcaggacacacacaaacacacccacacaccaagcacacactagggccaatttagaatcgccaatccacctaacctgcatgtctttggactgtgggaggaaacccacgcagacacggggagaacatgcaaactccacgcagggaggacccgggaagcgaacccaggtccccagatcacccaactgcgaggcagcagcgctacccactgcgccaccgtgccaccctattttgcaatcattaaaacaaatatttctaaaattatcAAATCATTTGCTAGGTAGTGTTGTCATGACCCTGCGCCTGACTAATACTAAATGAGCTCTGTCCTGGCATCACTGGGCACATGACGGGGACCGGCTGTGGACAGGGCACACAAATGCTGGGCCAGATTAGAGTCACTGATTAAACTGACAGGCAAACATCTCaatatgaggaaaaaaatcagaGTAACCTGAGGAAAGACTActtagacatggggagaatgtgcagagcCCACACAGGCAGTTACCAAGAAAGGAGTTAAAGCCACATTGTTTCAGTATCACgaagatagatgggaaaggcactatatagtatgaTTAACAGATAAGTAGATAGGGatggcactatacagtatgatagatagatagatagatagacagatagatagatagatagatagatagatagatagatagatagatagatagatagatagagcactatATACCATATTAGATGGATTTTATTGGTCCCATTTAGCTTTCTCAGAAGCTCACGAAATGTTGAAATATTCTAACAAGAGTAGCACAGACTATACATTTTTAGCACCTACATTTTAGGGCTTGGTGGCCAAAGGCCTAGTTCTCTTGCCACTGTGACACCGGTGCCCAGGTTTAATTGCTGTTTGGGTAGAATATGCTTCTTTTCCCTACCTACATCTGTGTTGTTTTTCTCCTGGCCTTCGGGTTTCGTTTCACATGCCAAGGCTCTGGCTGCAGTGTTCATTAGTATTCTGAGTTATTATGGCTCCACACATGGTGGTTTAGATTGGTATCCTATTCCAGTTCTGTTCTGTTCTCTTAACCTGGTCATTCTGAGACAGGCTGTGGTGTAGTGAACTCACTTATTATATGGAAGATatcaagattttatttatttgtcacatgtacaCTCTTAAGGGTCAAATGCAGCTCAGTGAGCAGCTTGTACTGTgcaattacatttaaaagtatacattaaaactagataataaaatattcaaatgtgCAGAAAGAGTTATAATAATAGTTAAATAACAAATTGTTCAAATATAAATAATGGATGACAGTTTTTACAATTATGCTTGGCACAACGACCATTCTAATTACCCACTTTAATGTTGCTACTAATTCTCTCAATCTGGAGCCCACTTAAAAGCCAGTCCTTTTTACTATTATTAGGAGTCCATTCCTAAATATTACATATATTGGCGGAGTATCAGATTGTTTTCCCCAGCATGGCCACCTTTCTGACCTCctcttgtcttttcttttcttaagaCGAGTTCATTGAGCGATGAAGTAAATGCATTGATTGACATTTGCCGGCTGATGGAAATCCTCCTTCATTCATCCATCAAGCCTAGCTAGAAAACACGCCAAACACAATTACTGGACATTTTGCCGCTCTTCTTTGAGGAGACTGTGGAGGGTTACGGCTGAATACAGTCATTGTACAAAATGTCTGAATACTAAGCGGCGAAAACTAAATtagcaatgcaaaaagaaaaaaaaaagacacactgtAGCTGTAGTTCACTAAATGAGTGAGTTAGCAACAACAAGCAACACCGTCTAGACGCTTCACTAATTACTTGAGACCAAATGAGGGGGCCATGTAGACACAAGGCAGAGCTTTAGAGGTACTCTCAAGAGGCtctctaatttttttaaaatgcgcCATTTTTTGGGGGCTCAGAGGGCACCCACAGACACGAAACAGGATTTTGAGGACTCTTGATTGCTGTCAGACCTGATGCTCCATCATTATCCCTGCAGGATCTAGCAGTACATTTAAAAGAAGAAGTCCTTAACAATTTACAAACAAAAGGAGATCAGCCTATCAAGCTCACTGGTTTAACTAAGAGCgtagctgtcccagtatctcattcgTATCCTTCTTAacggttgtcaaggtttctgattCAACTAAATGTCTCGGtcgtttgttccagattcccacaactcttggaGTGACAAAATGCTTCCTAACGTCCTAGCTCACTTAACTTGCTGTATagttaaaagaattctgctggatcaactttatcgATGTCTTTGAGAACTCTGAAGGCCTGGATTAGTTCCCCCATGCAGGTTTCTCTGCTGAAAACTAAACAGCTTCAATGCCCCaagcctgtcagagtaggacatgcctTT of the Erpetoichthys calabaricus chromosome 2, fErpCal1.3, whole genome shotgun sequence genome contains:
- the mxi1 gene encoding LOW QUALITY PROTEIN: max-interacting protein 1 (The sequence of the model RefSeq protein was modified relative to this genomic sequence to represent the inferred CDS: deleted 1 base in 1 codon); translation: MGRRARENRHLDTEDVFLESETSMDQQDLSEVSINNIFAGDDSSVEQMDTFFKNVQVLLEAASFIERSENKNGKCEHGYASTFPSHQDSSYQRQRKFRNKKYNNTHNRSTHNELEKNRRAHLRLCLERLKALIPLGPDCNRHTTLGLLNKAKAHIKKLEETDRRSQHQLENLEREQRHLQRQLDLLRGIQSGERIRMDDIGSTVCSDRSDSEREEIEVDVESTEFSHGEMDNVSTTSTSDLDDHSSLQSMASDEGYSSCSVKLAFTT